The genome window CTTCTTTCCCCTTTTTGAGTCGCATTGTATGCAACATGAACTACCAAGCTGAGGTATCTGATCCTGTTATTTGATTAGACCTACCTTTCATTCTCTTGTGGTTCCTTATGTTCACCACCTTTGGGCATTAGTTGCCTTAGAAAGAGATGGATGCAGAAGTGGAGTAAGTTATTATTGAtaacaggtttttttttttttttttttttttttttaaacggtaaaatatataaacttcaTTAAATGGCATCAAAAGACAGAGCATTACAAATGAAAATAGGAGGGTCATAAAGCCACTCCATGCAACTAGTCATAGACACAAATACCCAGGCGCGGAGCCAGGAATAATAGGTTGGGGGGGAGGTGGGGTGGCAAATTTATAGAGCCCAGGAATAATAGGTTGGGGGGGAGGTGGGGTGGCAAATTTATAGAGTATGCTAGTCGACAATTGTATAAATCATACAATATCATTATAAACACCATACATATGATTGCGTCGATTATTacgaataattatttttaattatacaatgtgcaataatataatatatgaatatataattatataattatttttaattatacaatgtgcaataatataatatatgaatatataattatatgagtacgATCGTTAAGGTTGTCAaacattattttcaaatttttcacgtaacacaaaatatatacaatggtaaaaaattgaaaataacacTTTTCATCCTTAatttatagggtaattgtagaattcgtctctaATTATTGTTGGTCGTGCTCACTTTTGTCTCTaagatatactccgtaattgatGTTGTAAATTCCGTCgctttactaacaaaacattagctAGTGACAAAATTTGCAATGTTAGTATAGCTTAAGAGCAAAGGGTGAGTACAACCTGTTATTAAAAGGACAAAATTCGCGACGTCAATTATAGTTTAGTGACAAAAAATGAGCACGACCACCAATtatggacgaattctacaattattctataacttagagatgaaaagtgtaatttttcgtaaaaaatatttacatttaataaagaaaaaagctaattaataaagaaaaatggttaatttgattatttgatttatttatttttatttaatgaatttaggtttatatatatatatataagtctaTTCAGGTGAGGACTAATGTATTATAGAGGATTTTGAGGATCAATCCTAGCCAttgatttctaaaaattaatgGTGTAGATTTAGGTAatgtttagattagttttttagttaattaagggAAAAGATGATATTTTACATTAATTAGTTTTATCGAAagcttttgattaattaatatagaatcactattgaattataattaaggtTAGAAAATCAGTACTGCATTCCATACGGacgaaacaaaaaacaaaccaaagaCTCGCGTAGAAAAGGTTATGAACACCAATGTGTGCCTATTTACTGAGTATTGTGTGCCTATAACGTATGAGTTGTGTGCCTAACGTGAAAAATAATAGAAGTAGgttaataaaagttttaaagataattgtttttttaaaggttATGAACACCGGTGTGTGCCTATGTCGTATTCAAatgctttgtttttattaatttttttgggaaGAATTTTTTGAATCAACTTCATGTAAATACTTGAATTACCTGTGAGTCTGTGACGTATGAGTTGTGCACATAGCGTGAAtaataattgaagaattatCAAACGCATGTAACAACGCTTGATAATTTTCTTCTGCCCTTTTTGCATCTGCATAACAaaactataattaatttaatgtcaTTGCtaaattatgattatttttgGTAAAATTGATCTATTTAATCAAAGTACTGTAATTttggatttaattaattattttaattagaaaaattaaggattatattatttgtttgcaTAACAAAGTTTACAGTAGTCAATTTATAATAACTTCATTTGCACTATAATGATATgatattcatataattataatcataaatattttgctaaagaccttgtggtctagtgacacccggtgtcctggtttacactctcacatggataatgggagtgggttcaagcttGTGCTTTAAtactttgagaaagtagctatgaacagatactacattgtctaacaaagtcagtagtaaTCATAAATATTTCGTAACTAAATATTAAGCCAACGTATCCTAGTAGTGGATACATTGGACACTTCCGCCATCATCTGATTTTGTGGCCTGAAAAAGAAGAACatgactaattaattaaaaacaaatatcaaAAGATCAATCTTCACTTTACTTATTTACGAATTCTTAATTAAACCCAGTTTACACTTGTTTTTATGCAAATGTAAATTAATGctttgaaatatttttctacTTTGTTATATTGTATTAATGATTCACAGATAGTTATATGAGATATTACAactaattatttacaataattattgaaaaattagattGAGGTAGAATATATGTAATTTACTTTATACAAAGTTAAATCAAGTGGTGCTACTCGAGGTCCAAAATAAGGAGGTGGGCGTAGGCAACAACACTTCTTGCGATCCAATAGTTTGCCAAAAACATTGATGATGAATGTCGAAGTTCAACCATGAGCTCGGTGAGATCAAACATGGACTTTATTgagtcattcaaaaaaaaatcattcttaGTGGATAGTCCTTTCTTCTGATGGCATGATTGTGAGACAACTTCAAATTTTCCTCGAATGATCGCAAAACATGCGAGTAACATTACTCCCTTAGCATGCCGCATATACTTTAACAACAAACTTAGTAGATAAATGGCAGTTGAGTGACTATCATCATAGCTTACACAAGTGAAGGCTATCTAAAAATGagaatgaaatttaaaagaaaaaagtcatCATTTAATTTGTACTCATAAAAAATTGTGTGATGAATGTGATTTATATATACCATACCACAAAAGAGAGTTGtaaaacaacaaatgaaatcTCCTTCTGGATGTGTTCTTGTAACTGTAACCTGTCTTGCATTGCTTCTCGAGGAACCTAAACGCATACTCCAAAGCTAGTGTGATTAAAACAAGAATGGAATTAACTATTTCTAATCAAGAATAGTAAGAACATTTAAGAAATCTCTCTTTGGTGTATGATTATTCGATGAAAATTTACTTGGTGACATTGATAATAACAATATGAATTTGTATTGTATATGCGTTGCATTTAAGTGATTGTATGATAAAAATTCATTCACTATaagtgcatatatatacaatggtaactaaatctatatatttgtcaagaaaataattttaaaaataatttaattcaagTATATTGACAAACAAcattaaaagtgaaaatgtcCTCCACAAGCTTGAGAAGACAATTAGCATCAACATCTATGCCACcattcaaattatgtgtatCCTTAACTTGTTCTATGATGATCTTCTCTTCAACATGAGTCATTTGTAGTTGTGGAATTGTTGTTCTTGATGGAGAGAGAGGTTGGGTTGCCATGTCTTGCATGTAGGTAAGATAAGAATTGAAGATAAGAATTGGCTCTTTGAAAATAGAGTAATTAAGGTTTACTACTTGGATTGGTTTTAGTCATGACAACCTAGCTATTATATAGTATAGAGATTTAAAACCTTGTGGAAGAATTAATTGAATTTGCTTCACGGTAAGGAAAAGAACCAAAAAGGAATATAAtcatttatttcatttaattttttgattattatatgaGAAGCTTGTCTTCTTGCTTACAAAACACAAAAGTAAAATAGAATAACTGTTAAGgatagtattattttttgttttgaaaaatttcCGGTCTATTATTTCCTTCCATTACTTTTATTACTTATTCTtgagaaataaaaaacaaattccTCATGATCATCATATAATACAAATCTTATTTTGTCTAGTCTACATACCAATTTAATAATAGGTAATAGCTAAGCTTTTTGGAAGCTTgaataacaaacaaaattaaaagaagaaaagagcAATGGGATATCAAAATCATTAGTATGTGTTGTATTATTTTATCTCTTGTATCGCATGcaattattctttttctttgccTAACAATGCTCATGCTCTAATTGTTGTCCATTTATCTTATAAGCTAATAGTTTTATGAATCTTTACAAAATTTCATCACTCACTTCATCAACCTTAATCTTACCTAAATATTAAATCCTAGATGAGACGATGTTATGAAATCGTGgacaaaaaaacttaaaatcatCAATACCAAATAAATAATCACACACCTTTCTCATCTGTttagttgttttaattttctagCTTCTTCCGACATAAACAATTTTCATATCCAGTTGGAATTAGGAACAAGCTTCTTGTACCTTAAGTATAAATTCTTGAATTAAAAATCTTGTATATAAGAATTAATTgcctttattttaaattatactgtaataaaaaataaaactgagAATACAATCACTTTTCCCTACCTAACTTGGATTGTATGTACATTTTTGGATTATATGAAAACCCTGCCTTCTAGCTTCCAACACACAAAAGTAAAATAGAATAACAAGGATGCTAAGGAAAGTATTTGTTGTTCGCAAAATTTATTATTGTCTCTTTTCTTGCCCTTATTTTTCTTACTTATTCTAGAGAAAACACACATTTTATTTGTCTAGTCTACTAATTTAGTACCTAAGCTTTTTGGAAGCTTGGACaaccaaaagaagaaaagagcaatgataaaagaattaaagatgTAGGTATGTAGAAATTATATCTTTATGTATTTAAAGGAGAATTGAGTGATGAAGTAAAACATTGTAATATTGATTTTGTGCCCCAAAGAATATAATCAAACACTTTACAAGAATATTTCTACTTTGCCTCAACTCCACTCTTCTATATATCATGTTCTTGAGattcttaatttcttgataaCTAATAATACACTACTACAAATAAAAAGTGCTAACACATACAGATTCAGTTGTACGTACTAGCTAATTAAGCTAGTTGAACTTCATTCATACCTCTCACATATAAGTATGGAATCAGTGTTATCTTCTATATAAGGTTATGAGTTATTAGACTAGCTAAtttattagatttaattttttagtgtattacacccatgtgcattatagtcTTGTTGAATGACCAACACTgtcaaaacattaaaattattgtttactAGCTACCAAGTAAACAGACAACATTGGCAATAGTAAATACAAGATAACAAGAATATTGTTTTGACAATTCTTTTCCATAAATTCTTAGAATATTTTGACTTATTTTGAGACTTATTCCCCTAAGTGATATCTAACTCTCACTTCATCCTTAGAATGGCGAGACTTCGCAGTTCGCAGCACTAAATTATTTCATTTGCTTCAATTCCGTCGCCCAACCACTCTTCTTTCTTAGCATCCTTGGACGCACTGAAATCATTGTAATTATGTAGTATATGCGTCGTCATGTGAATTTGAAGTTTTTCACACTGTTTCtataaattattgtattttaatttttgagtttatttcattattattttctcgACTATGATGGCATTACTGTTCCCAGTTAtcgattttgattttttttttttaattttagtttaagattttgaaaaaaaaaattctatttttagtccacaatataatgtttttaaatGCAAGAGGGAGGGATTTGATGAAATGTTGACAAAATGATGGCAGTTTGCCTATTTAATATTGGGGTGCAGCTCTGGTTCTTATTCAATTCATTGTCGTGATGTCTGCAGACCTTCATTTGCAGGCTGATATTACAGatttaatacatttttaatttaatgctATGAGAACGTGAACAAAGTAAAGGTTGTTTGTATATTATTCAATGAATATTACAATCAAGAACGTACAAGTATAATCATAATGCCTGCATGTAGACTACCGCATCATATTATAAGGTGTGCGAGTGGAATGCAAACTCTAGTTGATTATATTTGCCAGTCTTCGTCCTCCTCctcataatataaataattggtCGGACCATGACAGCAGAAGAAAGTGACAAATTTATGCATGTTCTGGTTACATTGAGGGCAAGACAGAGCCTTTGAAATTTTATCCAAATTAGATGAGTAATTGAGAGCACAAAAATGGTGTTGATGGGAAGAAGAACTTTTAAGCATCTCATAGTAATCCTTGAATGCTTGTTCAAAACCATTGGCATGTGCATTGTTCTTCCACTTCTCATACTCATTCAACACTCCTAACATTTTGTCTCCCATATCACATGCAATTATTCTTTTCCCTTTGCTCAATAAAGCCCATGATCCAATTGTTGTGCATTCATCTTCATAAGATAATAATTTTCTGAGTCCTTGCAGAATTTCATCACTCCCTTCATCAAGTCCAATCTTACTTAAATATTGAATCCTAGATGAGGCCACGCTATGAAGTCGTGCCCAAAACCGCTTAAAACCATAACGTCggtcaaaatttgtaaattcataATCACAGGCTCTCCTCACCTCTTcaatcatttttcttcttctttttccaaTGTATGCAATTCTCATATTCATTTGGAATTTGGAACGGACTTCTTGTACCTTAAGTACAAACTCTAGAACGCGTTTAATGTTATTGCCTCCGCATAAGAAAATGTActtttcatcatcatccatctattcaaaagaaaaatacatagAACAATATAATCTTTTAATAATGCTTAATTGAAtgttcatttaaaaataaaaaatacatattgaaTACAGAGTACTATTTTTGTTTTAAGCATGAGCAGACGTATAAGATAATTGAATTGTAGTGCATAGCATGGATGGAGCCACTATATATGGGGACAGCTGCTCCCTTCCCCCACCGCATCCCTAgcctttatatatatgcatgcatatatatacatatataacattaaatgttatataaaatctatatttacgtttaaattattaatagtttgAGTAGCTTAGTTGGTTCAATTCTAAACTTAGTTAGTTTAAATCGATCTAATTAGTAACATTTTTCCTTTATCTTCTCTTGTTTATTTTATCTCTTTCATTCCTTCAagagataaattaaatattttttagtctactttatgaattatttaattaacaaattaaatgctcTTTTAGTCTACTTTTtttgaatcatttaattaatgtaatatagaagtttatattatacttcattgtatttgaattaatttttttataaaaaattaaagttgatcctattaaaagaaatcatattttttcataaattgtgCTAGATAGATTGAATTTTTGATAGTGAGAGGATTTGAACTCTCAACTTCTCTTTAAGGGATAAGAGTGTACTACCACTCATGCCAACTAAGCTTGTTTGAATTATTGATGAAGTACAATTCAGGGAGGATTTATGACTTACCCAATCGTTCAGCATGTGTTGGAAGTTCCAATATTTGGATCCTACCACAAGCTTAAGATTCCAAGATTCTTTATCCCACAAGGATTGTTCCCTCTCATATGTGTAATTGTAAGAACGGAACTgaagaataaaaatattgtatttgtataaataatcttttagtaattttttttaaatcaataaaGGTAAACATGAACATATTATAAGCTACTAAGAGTTTAATTATAAGATAGACATACCGAACTTTTCATCTTCGCCTCGATGTTGTCCACCCAATCTTTGATCTTTATGCGGACCTCTCTCGCgaaattatgtatttgtttgTCAATGTCATCAATCACACGGTCAGCACCTGAAGTCCTTTCCCTCAACTCATTTTCTAATGAAGGGATTATATCACTCGATCTCATTGTTCTCCCATCATCATATATTTGAGATCCCCATGTCAATATCATGTGCAGTGCATTAGAATGAACCAATCTTCCCCGTTTGTCCAGTGAAATGACAATAGGGTCACACCCAACTTCAAAAGTTGAAAAGCAGCTATCTTTAAGAAATCTTACAAATTCTGGTGCAATCCATTTTTGTGGATCCAATACACGGTAGGAGATAAAGGAATGGCTTATTTGTATATGCTCATCCAGATCATTTATAATTGGAACCCAAATCATCTTTACTCCCGTGGGCGCCACAGCATATGCATAACAGGGAAAGTGTTTGCCAGATGATATTAGTAATAGCACTCCCTCCCCTTCAAACTCATCTAATCCCATTCAATGAGATGACACTCTCTAATATAAAAGATATTTGGAGGTCATTAGTATTTCAcggatggatatatatatatatataaataaataaagaacaaatgcttATACATACATGCGATCTATCTTGGTGCCAAATTGGCTtctctttattatttttgacaTTGAATATCAATTTAAGAACGTCCAAgatatttgaagaattatcaaATGCATGTAACAACGCTTGATAATTTTCTTCTGCCCTTTTTGCCTCTGCATACACAAAACTATAATTAATCATtgctaaattataatttttggtaAAATCTATTTAATCAAAGTACTGTAATTttggatttaattaattattttaattagaaaaattaaGGATTATTTGTTTGCATAACAAAGTTTAACTTTTACAGTCAATTTATAATAACTTCATATGTACTAGAAATTACATGATTTTCATAATTATACATGAATTATAATCATAAACAATTCgtaactaaatattaaaattaaatattaagcCAACCTAGTAGTGGGAGGCTGGAAGCCAGAATCTCTTTGATTTTGGTGGATACATTGGACAGTTCCGCCATTATCTGATTTTGTGGCCTGAAGAAAAAGAACAtggctaattaattaattaaaaacaaataattaaacaacaatAAATCAACCTTAACTATACTTATTTACGAATAGTTAATTAAACCCAATTTACACGTGTTGTTTTGCAATGTAAATTCatactttgaaatatttttcaactttattatattgtattaatgATTTATAGATATTTATATGAGATATTACAACTAATTATTTATAACGATTATTGAAAATTAGATTAAGGCAgaatatatgtaatttaatttatacaaagTAAAATCAAGTGGTCTTACTCGAGGCCCAAAATAAAGAGATGAGCGTAGGCAACAACACATCTTGCGATCCAGTAGTTCGCCAAAAACATTGAAGATGAATGTCGAAGCTCAATCATAAGCTTGGTGAGATTAAACATGGATCTCATTgagtcattaaaaaaattttcattGTTAGGGAATAGCATTGAGTTTAGGCTATTTCTTAGAGAAGCCATGTTGTAGGATAGTCCTTTCCGATGACATGATTGTGAGGCAACTTTAGATTTCCCTCGGATGATCGCAAAACATGCGAGTAACATTACTCCCTTAGCATGCCACATATACTTTGACAACAAACTTAGTAGATAAATGGCAGTTGAGTGACTATCATCATAGCTTACACAAGTGAAGGCTATCTAAAATTagaatgaaatttaaaagaaaaaagtcatcatttaatttgtaatcaTAGAAAATTGTGTGATGAATGGGAGATTTATATTTACCATACCACGAAAGAGAGTTGTAAAACATCAAATGAAATCTTCTTCTGGATGTGTTCTTGTAAGTGTAACCTTTCTTGCATTGCTTCTCGAGGAACCTAAATGCATACTCCATTAACACAAAGCTAGTGTGATGAAAACAAGAATGTGTCGGCAAAGAATGTTGCAACAGCCATAATTAGGCAAATATCAACAATTGACAAAGAATTAGGCAAGTCAAAAAGGGTTAGGCATGGAGTTAGGCAcctaccaaaatatttattatttggtccctaaactttggactaactacaaaatgaccccaatttctcaactataaatagggaggtcattttgccattctagtcatcccaaatcattctattcttccctcatatactagagatattagagagtttgttgagtgtatttctccttcctagcaagagagaattatccttgttttctccttgttagttagagagtggttgtaactcctattttctcatagtgaaattcttctacccttgcccgtggtttttaccctaatttgtttaggggttttccacgtaaaatctgtgcctcatttatttttctttctcaaattattgttgcaatctgatctatcccacttccgcgggcgcaacagaATGGAACTATTTCTATAGAGGAATAGTAATAACATTTAAGAAATCTCTCTTTGATCCATGATTATTCGATGAAAATTTACTTGGTGATCATGACATTGATAATAATAGTATgaatttgtattatatttacACTCATTAGGTGATTGTATGATAAAAATTCATTTACTATAggtgcgcgcgcgcgcacacacacatatatatattcacacgcACAATACACAATGAtaacaaaatctatatatttgtcaagaaaataatttaatgcaAGTATATTGACAAACcgcattgaaattgaaaatgtcCTCCACAAACTTGAGAAGACAATTTGCATCAACATCAATGCCACCATTCGAATTATGTGTATCTTTAACTTGTTCTATGATGATCTCCTCTTCAACATGAGTCATTTGTAGTTGTGAAACTGTTGTTCTTGATGGAGAGAGAGGTTGAGTTGCCATGTCTTGTAAGTAAGATAAGAAGAGAATAATTTACTCTTTGAAAAGAGAATAGTTATGGTTTACTTGGATTGGTTCTAGTCATGACAACGTAGCTCTTATATAATATAGAGATTAAAAATCTTGTGaaagaattaattgaatttGCTTCACAATAAGGAAAAGAACCAAAGAGAAATATAatcatttatttcatttttggatTATTATATGAGAAGCTTGTCTTCTTGCttacaaaacacaaaagtgTAAAATAGAATAACTAAGGAAGTTTAAAGgatagtattattttttgttttgaaaattttctcgTCTCTTTCCTTCCCTTTCTTTTATGAGTCACACTTGTATGAGATCGTCTCAaagatccttattcgtgagacgggtcggatcgggtcaaaagagcatgcaaatgttatacttatatgtgcaaatgtcatacttatatgctcaaatataatactaattaagaatacaatttttgttacttataagagaaaaagtaatacatttttcataataagtaatgttgacaagtgccccttacttttaaatcgaaatgtaaaagtattgtattttccgttaaaagtattacatttacctttataagcaataaaaattttatttctgattagtattacatttgagcatataagtatgacttTTGTACGTATacgtattacatttgcatattgacccgacccgacctgtctcacggtgagacgatctcacacaaatttttgccccAATTTAATAATAGCTAAGCTTTTTGGAAGCTTGaacaacaaacaaaattaaaagaacaaaaGAGCAATGGTAAAAGAATTATAGATGGAGGTAGATATAGCTTTATATCCATCTAAAGGATAACTTAGTGATGAAGTAGATGCACCACCAATAAGCCTGAAGATATGtgcaattttatatattttgttaagaGACTTTAATTGGTGCATCTTCAAGTGAACAAAAGCATTAAGAGCGAGCAATTTAGAAGATCAAAAACAACTTCTTGCATGAACAATGAGAATAAATGAAATTTCAAgaataacataaaatttcatGACAGAGGTCACCTGAATTCATCagcatataaaataaaattcaaagccTTAATCTCTGCATCCTTACTTTGTATATGAAGCTGAGGCCTATACTAGCTTAATCCTTTAATCTCTAAAGCACTACTGAACTGTaggaaataaattaaacatgCTACTTTAGTACTTCTCGATCTTCAGTTACtgaataagaaaaagaaacattatAACTTTCAGTTATCCAttgtga of Ipomoea triloba cultivar NCNSP0323 chromosome 3, ASM357664v1 contains these proteins:
- the LOC116014334 gene encoding protein SIEVE ELEMENT OCCLUSION B-like isoform X1; translation: MGLDEFEGEGVLLLISSGKHFPCYAYAVAPTGVKMIWVPIINDLDEHIQISHSFISYRVLDPQKWIAPEFVRFLKDSCFSTFEVGCDPIVISLDKRGRLVHSNALHMILTWGSQIYDDGRTMRSSDIIPSLENELRERTSGADRVIDDIDKQIHNFAREVRIKIKDWVDNIEAKMKSSFRSYNYTYEREQSLWDKESWNLKLVVGSKYWNFQHMLNDWMDDDEKYIFLCGGNNIKRVLEFVLKVQEVRSKFQMNMRIAYIGKRRRKMIEEVRRACDYEFTNFDRRYGFKRFWARLHSVASSRIQYLSKIGLDEGSDEILQGLRKLLSYEDECTTIGSWALLSKGKRIIACDMGDKMLGVLNEYEKWKNNAHANGFEQAFKDYYEMLKSSSSHQHHFCALNYSSNLDKISKALSCPQCNQNMHKFVTFFCCHGPTNYLYYEEEDEDWQI
- the LOC116014334 gene encoding uncharacterized protein LOC116014334 isoform X2, which encodes MTHVEEEIIIEQVKDTHNSNGGIDVDANCLLKFVEDIFNFNAVPREAMQERLHLQEHIQKKISFDVLQLSFVIAFTCVSYDDSHSTAIYLLSLLSKYMWHAKGVMLLACFAIIRGKSKVASQSCHRKGLSYNMASLRNSLNSMLFPNNENFFNDSMRSMFNLTKLMIELRHSSSMFLANYWIARCVVAYAHLFILGLEPQNQIMAELSNVSTKIKEILASSLPLLEAKRAEENYQALLHAFDNSSNILDVLKLIFNVKNNKEKPIWHQDRSHRVSSH